From Lycium ferocissimum isolate CSIRO_LF1 chromosome 12, AGI_CSIRO_Lferr_CH_V1, whole genome shotgun sequence, one genomic window encodes:
- the LOC132040140 gene encoding uncharacterized protein LOC132040140, whose amino-acid sequence MTMKLTHKDKDSEKIIHFSIIALPKLMVWFILFISATYVVYTLKLLSSSTPCNDDIFFTRSKNILPVTNASVLDSKTRFLLQEKEVKKTGLEHVVFGIAASAKLWNKRKEYIKLWWKPEKKMRGIVWLDNSVKMEKNESRSLPELKISGNTSHFAYKNRQGHRSAIRISRIISETLRLGVENVRWFVMGDDDTVFVTDNLLRVLNKYDHNQYYYIGSLSESHLQNIYFSYSMAYGGGGFAISYPLAKALDKMQDRCIQRYPGLYGSDDRMQACMAELGVPLTKELGFHQYDVYGNLFGLLASHPVSPLVSLHHLDVVEPIFPNVTRVQALKQLTVPMKLDSAGIMQQSICYDKVNSWTISVSWGFAVQIFRGVLSPREIEMPSRTFLNWYRRADYTAYAFNTRPVMRNPCQKPFVFYMSSAKMDSYSNKTVSQYARHRVPHPICRWKMANPAHVERIKVYKKPDPHLWDRSPRRNCCRVISSKKRSMVVDVGVCREDEVSEV is encoded by the exons ATGACAATGAAACTCACCCACAAAGATAAAGATTCAGAAaaaatcatccacttttctATTATTGCCTTGCCTAAGCTTATGGTATGGTTCATACTTTTCATATCTGCCACTTATGTTGTTTACACTCTTAAGCTCCTTTCTTCCTCTACACCTTGTAATGATGACATTTTCTTCACCCGCagtaaaaatattttacctGTTACAAATGCCTCAGTTCTTGATAGTAAAACAAGATTTTTACTACAAGAGAAGGAAGTGAAAAAAACCGGATTAGAGCATGTAGTTTTTGGGATTGCAGCTTCAGCTAAGCTATGGAACAAGAGGAAAGAATATATTAAGCTATGGTGGAAACCAGAGAAAAAAATGAGAGGCATTGTTTGGTTGGATAATTCAgtgaaaatggagaaaaatgaaagtaGATCATTGCCGGAACTGAAAATTTCAg GTAACACTTCACATTTTGCCTACAAAAACAGGCAGGGACATCGGTCAGCGATACGAATATCGAGGATAATTTCGGAGACATTGAGGTTAGGGGTGGAAAATGTGAGGTGGTTTGTAATGGGAGATGATGATACTGTTTTTGTAACAGATAATTTGTTGAGAGTTTTGAATAAGTATGATCATAATCAGTATTATTATATTGGGAGTTTGAGTGAGAGTCATTTacagaatatttatttttcttatagtaTGGCATATGGGGGTGGTGGTTTTGCTATTAGCTATCCTTTAGCTAAGGCTCTTGATAAAATGCAAGATAGGTGTATTCAAAGGTATCCAGGACTTTATGGTTCTGATGATAGAATGCAAGCTTGTATGGCGGAATTGGGTGTCCCACTCACCAAAGAACTCGGTTTTCACCAG TACGATGTGTACGGGAACTTATTTGGACTACTAGCATCACATCCAGTATCACCATTGGTGTCATTACACCATCTTGATGTGGTGGAGCCAATCTTTCCCAATGTCACTCGAGTGCAGGCTTTGAAGCAGCTTACAGTTCCAATGAAACTCGACTCAGCTGGTATTATGCAACAATCCATTTGTTATGACAAAGTTAACAGTTGGACTATTTCAGTGTCATGGGGATTTGCAGTTCAAATTTTTCGTGGAGTTCTTTCTCCCCGTGAAATAGAAATGCCATCAAGGACTTTCTTAAATTGGTATAGAAGAGCAGATTATACTGCTTATGCTTTTAACACACGTCCTGTTATGCGCAACCCGTGTCAAAAGCCTTTTGTATTTTACATGTCAAGTGCTAAAATGGATTCTTACAGTAACAAAACTGTGAGTCAATATGCTCGTCATCGAGTCCCTCATCCAATATGCAGATGGAAAATGGCAAACCCTGCTCATGTTGAGAGAATTAAGGTTTATAAGAAGCCTGACCCCCATCTATGGGATAGG TCACCAAGGAGGAATTGTTGCCGAGTCATAAGCTCAAAGAAGAGAAGTATGGTGGTGGATGTAGGTGTCTGTAGGGAAGATGAAGTCAGTGAAGTATGA